In Gemmatimonadota bacterium, the following are encoded in one genomic region:
- a CDS encoding radical SAM protein, with the protein MGLKDSLYKTASRYEPLQRILRDSIVARKLRFPEVISIEGSSYCNADCIMCPRELLSRKKGNMSMDLYRKIIDECAENARYIRLIQPFMFGESFINKKLVDMIAYTKEKLPRVPVSVSTNGSLITPQKAQELIDCGLDKINIDIDGATAETFEAVRVGLDYEQVVENARYLMELKRSVRSKTPEITVTIINMAETQHEIDAFRDLWKPIADHVVVQSYTTWTGSVEDKNVGEQAEASAAGGFTFPCKHPWEEFVIANDGRVSICCLDFDFKVEVGDVSKQSIREVWNGAPIQEIRQKMIENRYDELEICSQCNNYIFQTECAWHQVWK; encoded by the coding sequence ATGGGCCTTAAAGATTCTCTCTACAAGACGGCGTCCCGGTACGAGCCCCTTCAGCGGATCCTGCGCGATTCCATCGTAGCGCGGAAGCTGCGGTTTCCGGAAGTGATCAGTATCGAGGGGTCGAGTTACTGCAACGCCGACTGCATCATGTGCCCGCGGGAACTGTTGAGCCGCAAGAAGGGCAACATGTCCATGGACCTGTACCGCAAGATCATCGACGAATGTGCCGAAAACGCCCGGTACATCCGGCTCATACAACCCTTCATGTTCGGAGAGTCGTTCATTAACAAGAAGCTCGTCGACATGATCGCGTATACGAAAGAAAAGCTGCCCCGCGTGCCGGTCAGCGTGAGCACCAACGGTTCCCTGATCACACCGCAGAAGGCGCAGGAGCTCATCGATTGCGGGCTGGACAAGATCAACATCGACATCGACGGGGCGACGGCGGAGACCTTCGAGGCGGTGCGTGTCGGGCTCGACTACGAACAGGTGGTGGAGAACGCGCGGTACCTGATGGAACTGAAGCGGTCCGTCCGCAGCAAGACGCCTGAAATCACGGTGACTATCATCAATATGGCCGAGACCCAGCACGAGATCGACGCGTTCCGGGACCTCTGGAAGCCCATCGCCGACCACGTGGTGGTACAGAGCTACACGACCTGGACGGGCAGCGTGGAGGACAAGAATGTGGGCGAGCAGGCCGAAGCATCGGCCGCCGGCGGTTTCACCTTCCCCTGCAAGCATCCCTGGGAGGAGTTCGTCATCGCGAACGACGGCCGGGTGTCCATCTGCTGTCTCGATTTCGACTTCAAGGTAGAGGTGGGCGACGTCTCGAAGCAGTCGATCAGGGAAGTCTGGAACGGCGCTCCGATCCAGGAGATCCGTCAGAAGATGATCGAGAACCGGTAC
- a CDS encoding glycosyltransferase family 2 protein codes for METISVIVITYNEEPHIDTCLRSVSWVDEIVVVDCGSTDRTVEICNGHDKVRLYHEGRHGSGQQKQQALDRAVSEWVLNLDADERLSEPLQSEIQSLLEASAPCDGYHIRRENHFLARHIRHAAGWGDDRPLRLFRRSKTKVTRTQVHETFVVDGSTGRLDAPLVHDAYTSLYQYIEKLNEYTSIEVRNRLRARPERKITWVHIALAPLGTFWKLYVMKRGYLDGMQGLLLCLLSSVSVMSGYAKTWEYGMYRRRGGRMFPPIRTEEVRTRQPGYNRLIRGGDDEFNWKDD; via the coding sequence ATGGAAACGATATCCGTAATCGTCATTACCTATAACGAAGAACCTCATATCGATACCTGTCTGCGGAGCGTTTCCTGGGTGGACGAAATCGTGGTGGTGGACTGCGGTAGCACCGATCGTACGGTCGAGATCTGCAACGGCCACGACAAGGTCCGGTTGTATCACGAAGGCCGGCACGGCAGCGGACAGCAGAAGCAGCAGGCGCTGGACCGGGCGGTTTCCGAATGGGTGTTGAACCTGGACGCGGACGAACGGCTGAGCGAGCCGCTTCAGTCGGAGATCCAAAGCCTGCTCGAAGCTTCCGCGCCCTGCGACGGCTATCATATCCGGAGGGAGAATCACTTCCTCGCCCGGCACATCCGCCATGCGGCCGGCTGGGGGGACGACCGACCGCTCCGGCTGTTCCGCCGGAGCAAGACGAAGGTTACCCGGACCCAGGTCCACGAGACCTTCGTCGTCGACGGTTCCACCGGCCGCCTCGATGCGCCGCTGGTACACGATGCCTACACCAGCCTGTACCAGTATATCGAGAAGCTGAACGAGTACACGTCGATCGAAGTGAGGAACCGTCTGAGAGCGCGGCCGGAACGGAAGATCACCTGGGTGCACATAGCCCTTGCTCCCCTGGGGACTTTCTGGAAGCTGTACGTGATGAAAAGAGGATATCTCGATGGGATGCAAGGACTTTTGCTTTGCCTGCTCTCATCGGTATCGGTCATGTCCGGGTATGCGAAGACCTGGGAATACGGGATGTACAGGAGGCGGGGCGGCCGGATGTTCCCGCCCATACGAACCGAAGAGGTACGTACCCGGCAGCCGGGCTACAACCGGCTGATCCGGGGTGGCGACGACGAATTCAACTGGAAGGACGACTGA